In the Bacteroides sp. genome, TGTAAATATCGGCGATCACGCAGTTATCGGGTCAGGGAGTGTGGTTACCCGCGACATTCCAGCAGGCGTATTGGCCGCTGGTAACCCTTGCCGGGTGATCAGGCCCATTGGTCCGGAAGATGCAAGGATGGGAAAAGATGAAAGCCTTTGACCCATGGTTTTAAAAAACACGGTCTTATTCTAATACCCCGGAAGCCCCGATGAAACATCCATTATTTTCGTCGCCGACCCGCTCAAAAAGTCTTTGGTTAAAATAAATCTTGGCCTATCTTTGAAGGCTCAAAAAGGATGGTATGAGTGATTTCAAAAACCGGGTGGTATGGATTACCGGATCCTCTTCGGGCATAGGGGAAGCCCTGGCCACAGAGGTGGCGCTACAGGGGCCTTCCGTATTATTGCTATCGGCGCCCGCAGCCTTTCTTCCCGAACTGGAAGAAGTGGCCGGACGATGCCGGCAGTCCGGGGTAACAACCCACACCATACCCTTTGACCTTGCCAACAGCAAAGAGATCTACCAGGCTTATGAAAAAGCAAAGGAGATCTCGCCTGTCATTGATATGGTGTTCCACAACGGGGGCATCAGCCAGCGATCGCTGGTGGAGGAGACCCCCCTGGACATCGACCGCAAGCTTTTTGAAGTGAATTTCTGGGGAGCGGTCGAGCTCACCAAATTGGTTTTGCCCGGCATGCTCG is a window encoding:
- a CDS encoding SDR family NAD(P)-dependent oxidoreductase → MSDFKNRVVWITGSSSGIGEALATEVALQGPSVLLLSAPAAFLPELEEVAGRCRQSGVTTHTIPFDLANSKEIYQAYEKAKEISPVIDMVFHNGGISQRSLVEETPLDIDRKLFEVNFWGAVELTKLVLPGMLEQGRGHFAISASIAGLFGFRYRSAYAASKHALCGYFESLRTETHDRGIKVTLLFPGRVNTNISLHALTRDGSPHGIKDPGQSGGISAQTCSRQIVRAVKKNKKNAYIGGKELLMVYFKRYIPPVFYYLVNKV